A stretch of the Lactuca sativa cultivar Salinas chromosome 9, Lsat_Salinas_v11, whole genome shotgun sequence genome encodes the following:
- the LOC111879655 gene encoding uncharacterized protein LOC111879655, with the protein MNTKAFANLKGSGGNIWEVFEVLDDARRAIFRDTVFGYFIDVPCLQGDALLFHKMFLHQIRPDPVLYPDGIKRLYFRVGNTKTVYGPEEFCLITAFNFGEYPENIGRKGSEKLISSKKRCLLRERLFPDHTNSSVKIGDLKSLILNQTFLALDDLDAVRVCLIYILCEGFLGKEVNDRVPQDWFYLAENLDLWNSFAWGSYL; encoded by the exons atgaatacgaaagcctttgcgaacctaaaaggctctggcggtaacatatgggaagtatttgaagttttagatgatgCCCGACGTGCTATTTTCAGAGATACCGTCTTTGGCTATTTTATTGATGTCCCTTGTTTACAAGGGGACGCTTTATTGTTTCATAAAATGTTCCTTCATCAGATCCGGCCGGACCCTGTTTTATATCCAGATGGAATAAAACGTTTATATTTTCGAGTAGGCAATACCAAAAcggtttatgggccggaagagttttgtttgattaccgccttcaattttggggagtatccagaaaacattgggagaaaagggtcggaaaaattaataagcagtaaaaaaagatgtttactgcgtgaacggctatttccggaccatactaatagttcggtgaaaatcggcgacctgaaaagtttaattttaaatcaaacattcctagcacttgacgaccttgatgcagttagagtatgtttgatatacattttgtgtgaaggttttttgggcaaagaagttaacgatcgggtgccacaagattggttttatttggctgagaatttggatctctggaatag cttcgcttggggtagctatctatga